The Danio rerio strain Tuebingen ecotype United States chromosome 1, GRCz12tu, whole genome shotgun sequence genome includes a region encoding these proteins:
- the wu:fa03e10 gene encoding uncharacterized protein wu:fa03e10, translated as MSSREDEDYEDNYEDDGDVNDEVEEDEAEEEVEEDEEEEEDEEEVEVDEEEEEEEEEEDNEEEENEDEEEDDDDDDDDDDDDEEEDDEEDEDGDKISDIIAMGLSDLAVSSMPDELVHKKMQKKIRKMKEAGVEKAVIIADTKAMMHKIEKKTQRKNAAAAGTKATMPKTQKKQTKIKATATGTNAAMPKTQKKPTKIKATLTGTNATTPKVQKKQTKKKAAAASH; from the exons ATGTCATCAAGAGAAG ATGAAGATTATGAAGACAATTACGAAGATGATGGTGATGTAAATGATGAGGTGGAGGAAGATGAAGCTGAGGAAGAAGTTGAAGAGgatgaggaagaagaagaagatgaggaGGAGGTAGAAGTagatgaggaagaggaggaggaggaggaggaggaagataaTGAGGAGGAGGAAAATGAAGATgaggaagaagatgatgatgatgatgatgatgatgatgatgatgatgaggaagaaGATGACGAAGAAGATGAAGATGGTGACAAGATCTCCG ATATCATCGCAATGGGCTTAAGCGATCTCGCTGTCTCCAGTATGCCAG ATGAGCTGGTGCATAAGAAAATGCAAAAGAAGATTCGCAAAATGAAAGAGGCGGGGGTCGAAAAAGCTGTTATTATCGCTGATACAAAGGCTATGATGCATAAAATCGAGaagaaaacacaaagaaaaaacgCAGCTGCAGCTGGTACAAAGGCTACGATGCCGAAAACCCAGAAGAAACAAACGAAGATAAAAGCCACTGCAACTGGAACAAATGCTGCGATGCCGAAAACCCAGAAGAAACCAACAAAGATAAAAGCCACCTTAACTGGTACAAATGCCACGACACCTAAAGTCCAGAAGAAACAAACGAAGAAAAAAGCTGCTGCAGCATCTCATTAA